One Cupriavidus taiwanensis DNA window includes the following coding sequences:
- a CDS encoding Bug family tripartite tricarboxylate transporter substrate binding protein, translating into MHKKMRGDDMHKNCRRQKRRRVLAAALGLACGVPAAHAQVNWTSKPLRLVVGGPGGGTADAVARVLAEGLHQKLGRPVIVESKPGAAGALAISDLINNGKDGSTFLVIQGGAVSETPLATKVHYQPFKDLKPLAQLSRTALVLVANNALPVNNLQQLAAYGKAQKDGVSFASYASGMRAHASGMLLGQLLGISMRHVGYKGSPPGLTDLMGGHVPLMMDGLLTSLPLIKGGKIKALAVNYPTRASALPNVPTFKELGYPQLADTNGWMGVWANPAAPAEAQQAIRDASLKFFAQPDTQKKLREMGMEPGSSDTPEQLTAGLKEAYRKQAELLKSINYQPE; encoded by the coding sequence ATGCACAAGAAAATGAGAGGAGACGATATGCACAAGAATTGCAGAAGGCAAAAGCGTCGCCGGGTGCTGGCGGCAGCCTTGGGGCTGGCGTGCGGCGTGCCTGCCGCGCATGCGCAGGTGAACTGGACGAGCAAGCCCTTGCGCCTGGTAGTTGGCGGGCCCGGCGGCGGTACCGCCGATGCAGTGGCGCGCGTGCTGGCCGAAGGGTTGCACCAGAAGCTGGGCAGACCCGTGATTGTCGAATCGAAGCCGGGTGCGGCTGGAGCCCTGGCAATCAGCGATCTGATCAATAACGGCAAGGATGGCTCGACCTTTCTGGTGATCCAGGGCGGTGCCGTCAGCGAAACCCCGCTGGCCACCAAGGTGCACTACCAGCCGTTCAAGGACCTGAAGCCGCTGGCACAGCTCAGCCGCACAGCACTGGTGCTGGTCGCCAACAATGCACTGCCGGTCAACAACCTGCAGCAGTTGGCCGCGTATGGCAAGGCGCAAAAAGACGGCGTCTCGTTCGCTTCCTACGCGTCGGGTATGCGTGCCCATGCATCAGGGATGTTGCTGGGGCAACTGCTAGGTATTTCGATGAGGCATGTGGGCTACAAAGGATCGCCGCCTGGGCTGACCGATCTGATGGGAGGGCATGTGCCCTTGATGATGGATGGCTTGTTGACATCGCTGCCGCTCATCAAGGGCGGCAAGATCAAGGCGCTGGCCGTGAACTACCCGACTCGTGCATCGGCATTGCCGAACGTGCCCACATTCAAGGAACTGGGCTATCCGCAGCTTGCAGATACTAATGGCTGGATGGGCGTTTGGGCCAATCCCGCTGCGCCAGCCGAAGCGCAGCAAGCGATTCGTGATGCCTCGCTGAAATTCTTCGCGCAGCCGGATACCCAGAAAAAGCTGCGTGAAATGGGCATGGAGCCTGGAAGCAGTGACACGCCCGAGCAGCTGACAGCCGGCCTGAAGGAGGCGTACAGGAAGCAGGCAGAACTCCTGAAGTCCATCAACTATCAG
- a CDS encoding RBBP9/YdeN family alpha/beta hydrolase codes for MTTSTVLIVPGLRDEVAEHWQTLLAQRLPDARTVPPMGRENLDCSRRVAAIEQAVADIDGPVVLVAHSGGCIMLAHWALTTAHAARIKGALLACPPDFERPMPEGYPTLFAIQASGWLPVPRQRLPFPSLVATSQDDPLGELPRVLELALAWGSDTTDLGKVGHLNPASGYGPWPMAEQLIAQLDAAP; via the coding sequence ATGACAACATCCACCGTGCTCATCGTGCCCGGTCTGCGTGACGAGGTTGCGGAGCACTGGCAGACATTGCTGGCGCAGCGGTTGCCCGATGCCCGTACGGTGCCGCCCATGGGGCGGGAAAACCTTGACTGCTCGCGCCGGGTCGCGGCGATCGAGCAGGCGGTGGCAGACATCGACGGGCCTGTCGTGCTGGTCGCCCACAGTGGCGGCTGCATCATGCTTGCTCACTGGGCCCTGACAACCGCACACGCGGCACGAATCAAGGGCGCGCTTCTGGCATGCCCGCCCGACTTTGAACGTCCCATGCCGGAAGGCTACCCGACACTGTTCGCGATACAGGCCAGCGGTTGGCTCCCGGTACCGCGCCAGCGGCTGCCGTTTCCCAGCCTGGTCGCGACTAGCCAGGACGATCCGCTGGGCGAACTCCCCAGGGTTCTCGAGCTCGCCCTAGCCTGGGGCAGCGACACGACGGACCTGGGCAAGGTCGGGCACCTGAACCCGGCATCGGGCTATGGCCCATGGCCCATGGCCGAACAGTTGATTGCGCAGCTCGACGCAGCGCCCTGA
- a CDS encoding AraC family transcriptional regulator has product MPQHIPLVRSASLAGYAELARYYGLNPDSLLRKAGLNPRSLLDPDTPISTVAVRRLLQDSAQAAGVEDFGLQLAMNRRLSNIGPISVVMREAPNVRQALESLCRYMRLINATLSASIEDYEDAVVIRERILDTGRLPVRQSIELVVGVLYRAIEELLGPTWRPRSVCFEHRPPRSATCHKALFGVAVEFNASFNGIVCAARDLAVPIPGNDYRMAPYVRRFLDQALSDSVESATHTVRHVVVAMLPSGRCTSDQVAKHLGVDRRTLHRRLSAEGVSFLSLLQSIRAELASRQILDSDRSLAELADLLGFSSASAFAFWFRKHFGTTVSKWKQRSLAEEGSCLSTPERLA; this is encoded by the coding sequence ATGCCGCAGCACATCCCCCTGGTCCGAAGCGCCAGCCTTGCCGGCTACGCGGAACTGGCGCGCTACTACGGACTCAATCCGGACAGCCTGTTGCGCAAGGCAGGACTGAATCCCCGCAGCCTTCTCGACCCGGACACACCTATCAGTACCGTAGCAGTGCGCCGGCTGCTTCAGGACAGCGCCCAGGCGGCAGGGGTGGAGGACTTCGGGTTGCAACTCGCCATGAACCGGCGACTGTCCAATATCGGGCCGATCAGCGTCGTGATGCGCGAAGCACCGAATGTGCGGCAAGCGCTGGAGAGCCTGTGTCGATACATGCGGCTGATCAATGCGACGCTGTCGGCCAGCATTGAAGACTACGAGGACGCTGTGGTGATTCGGGAAAGGATCCTGGACACCGGCAGGCTCCCGGTGCGGCAGTCGATTGAACTGGTAGTGGGCGTGCTGTACCGGGCCATCGAAGAGCTATTGGGGCCAACATGGCGGCCCCGGAGCGTTTGTTTCGAGCACCGTCCGCCGCGCAGTGCCACATGTCACAAGGCACTGTTCGGCGTCGCCGTCGAGTTCAATGCGAGTTTCAACGGCATCGTCTGCGCCGCGCGGGATCTGGCTGTACCGATACCTGGCAATGACTACCGCATGGCGCCATATGTCCGCCGATTTCTGGACCAGGCGCTTTCCGACTCGGTCGAAAGCGCTACGCACACCGTTCGGCATGTCGTGGTTGCCATGTTGCCCAGCGGAAGGTGTACGTCGGATCAGGTGGCAAAGCACCTTGGGGTAGACCGCAGAACGCTGCATCGCCGTCTTTCTGCGGAGGGCGTGAGTTTCCTCTCCTTGCTGCAGTCGATCAGGGCTGAGCTCGCGTCCCGCCAGATACTCGACAGCGACCGCTCGCTCGCCGAACTCGCCGATCTTCTCGGATTCTCAAGTGCCAGCGCTTTCGCCTTCTGGTTCAGAAAGCACTTTGGCACGACCGTGTCAAAGTGGAAGCAACGTTCATTGGCTGAAGAAGGCAGTTGTCTGTCGACGCCGGAGCGTCTGGCGTGA
- the pgaD gene encoding poly-beta-1,6-N-acetyl-D-glucosamine biosynthesis protein PgaD: MKPESMIIRTRGSRLRWLLDALLTALAWAGFFYLGASGIRAILHEASAGPGVPFWAALLPTMGTLTVYVLVGLFNGIVLLSWALYNQYRFAGLDRRKPLPALRIDELARSFGLPGQRVRALQLAKVAVVEHTQEGEVAEVRAVGSGTPITPDAPASTDNCLLQPMNVASTLTRSCQSAF, translated from the coding sequence ATGAAACCTGAAAGCATGATCATCCGTACCCGCGGCTCGCGCCTGCGCTGGCTGCTCGACGCGCTGCTCACGGCGCTGGCCTGGGCCGGCTTCTTCTACCTGGGCGCCAGCGGCATCCGCGCCATCCTGCACGAAGCCTCCGCCGGCCCCGGCGTACCGTTCTGGGCCGCGCTGCTGCCCACCATGGGGACGCTGACGGTCTATGTGCTGGTGGGGCTGTTCAACGGCATCGTGCTGCTGTCATGGGCGCTCTACAACCAGTACCGCTTTGCGGGCCTGGACCGCCGCAAGCCGCTGCCCGCGCTGCGCATCGACGAACTGGCGCGCAGCTTCGGCCTGCCGGGGCAGCGCGTGCGGGCGCTGCAGCTGGCCAAGGTGGCGGTGGTGGAGCATACGCAGGAGGGGGAGGTGGCGGAGGTGAGGGCGGTGGGGTCCGGTACGCCAATCACGCCAGACGCTCCGGCGTCGACAGACAACTGCCTTCTTCAGCCAATGAACGTTGCTTCCACTTTGACACGGTCGTGCCAAAGTGCTTTCTGA
- the pgaC gene encoding poly-beta-1,6-N-acetyl-D-glucosamine synthase, which produces MIERLFALVILCLALALPFALAALATGDLLLAFVFFYPLFMSGLWIAGGLYFWWHWERKWRWGAGREAPEVPGQPFISILVPCYNEEANGEETLLAALAQRYPNFEVIAINDGSRDGTGALLDALAARHPRLRVVHLAHNQGKAMALRMGALAARGEYLVCIDGDAALDPDAAAYLVAPMVANPRVGAVTGNPRIRTRSTLVGRIQVGEFSSIIGLIKRTQRVYGQVFTVSGVVAAFRRRALDRVGYWSLDMITEDIDISWKLQRDHWSIFYEPRALCWILMPETVRGLLKQRLRWAQGGAEVFMKNVRSIWIWRHRRLWPLMAEYCLSAAWAFAFAMSILLWALGHFIELPANIRIQKLMPPGFTGMVLAAVCLLQFALSVLIDRRYEPRLARTLYWIIWYPLAYWMVGMLTTLLAFPKVMLKTRRKRARWTSPDRGIHTMRSS; this is translated from the coding sequence ATGATCGAACGACTGTTTGCCCTGGTCATCCTGTGCCTTGCGCTGGCGCTGCCGTTCGCGCTGGCCGCCCTTGCCACCGGTGACCTGCTGCTGGCCTTTGTGTTCTTCTATCCACTGTTCATGTCCGGCCTGTGGATTGCCGGCGGCCTGTACTTCTGGTGGCACTGGGAGCGCAAGTGGCGCTGGGGCGCCGGGCGCGAAGCGCCCGAGGTGCCCGGCCAGCCGTTCATCTCGATCCTGGTGCCGTGCTACAACGAAGAAGCGAACGGCGAGGAAACCCTGCTGGCGGCGCTGGCGCAGCGCTATCCGAACTTCGAGGTGATCGCCATCAACGACGGCTCGCGCGACGGCACCGGTGCCTTGCTCGATGCGCTGGCGGCGCGCCACCCGCGGCTGCGCGTGGTGCACCTGGCGCACAACCAGGGCAAGGCCATGGCGCTGCGCATGGGCGCGCTCGCCGCGCGCGGCGAATACCTGGTCTGCATCGACGGCGACGCCGCGCTCGACCCCGACGCCGCCGCCTACCTGGTCGCGCCGATGGTGGCCAACCCGCGCGTCGGCGCGGTCACCGGCAATCCGCGCATCCGCACCCGCTCGACGCTGGTGGGGCGAATCCAGGTGGGCGAGTTCTCGTCGATCATCGGGCTGATCAAGCGCACCCAGCGTGTCTACGGCCAGGTGTTCACCGTCTCCGGCGTGGTCGCGGCGTTCCGGCGCCGCGCGCTGGACCGCGTGGGTTACTGGAGCCTGGACATGATCACCGAGGACATCGACATCAGCTGGAAGCTGCAGCGCGACCACTGGTCGATCTTCTACGAGCCGCGCGCGCTGTGCTGGATTTTGATGCCCGAGACCGTGCGCGGCCTGCTCAAGCAGCGGCTGCGCTGGGCCCAGGGCGGGGCCGAGGTGTTCATGAAGAACGTGCGCTCGATCTGGATCTGGCGCCACCGCCGGCTGTGGCCGCTGATGGCGGAGTACTGCCTGTCGGCGGCGTGGGCCTTTGCCTTCGCCATGTCGATCCTGCTGTGGGCGCTGGGGCATTTCATCGAGCTGCCTGCCAATATCCGCATCCAGAAGCTGATGCCGCCGGGCTTCACCGGCATGGTGCTGGCCGCGGTGTGCCTGCTGCAGTTCGCCCTGAGCGTGCTGATCGACCGCCGCTACGAACCGCGCCTGGCGCGCACGCTGTACTGGATCATCTGGTATCCGCTGGCGTACTGGATGGTCGGCATGCTGACCACGCTGCTGGCCTTTCCCAAGGTCATGCTCAAGACCCGGCGCAAGCGTGCGCGCTGGACCAGCCCTGACCGCGGCATCCACACCATGAGGTCGTCATGA
- the pgaB gene encoding poly-beta-1,6-N-acetyl-D-glucosamine N-deacetylase PgaB, translating to MNATLRRACRVLWLVLAACLLAACAKDIPVFTPPAQRPAAAAEQPWPRNHVVVLAYHDVEDKDPDQAYLSVRTDHLVGQLAWLRENGYRAVSVDQVLAARRGGPPLPERAVLLTFDDGYRSFYTRVLPILKAYRWPAVLAPVGSWLDTAPGQPVDFGGTPTARERLLNWQQLREIAASGLVEIGAHTDALHYGVRANPQGNTEPAAAVRAFDAGSGRYESDAAQQARLRDDVARITAKVRAVTGKPVRVWIWPYGAEGGAALRIVAEHGYQMALTLEDGLATVDRMMSGARLLLSDDPGLRSFARSVTAMEEPNGMRVAHVDLDYVYDPDPAQVERNLGLLVQRVADLKIDTVFLQAFSDDDGDGLVKSVYFPNRWLPVRADLFNRVAWQLDNRANVKVYAWMPVLSFDLDPSLARVARWDPASGAAAADPKQYRRLSPFDPVARARIADLYEDLARHAFFDGILFHDDAVLGDFEDASAPALAAYRAAGLPGSIAELRASPEQMQRWTRMKSQALVAFTHELTARVREVRGPAIKTARNIFALPVLQPESEAWFAQNLDDFLAAYDWTAPMAMPYMEQVPAGQENAWLDRMVDTIAQRPGALRRTVFELQARDWRAPAARPVDSAVLAGWMQRLQRRGARSFGYYPDDFHNNQPRLEVIRPALSNAWYPAP from the coding sequence ATGAACGCAACCCTGCGGCGCGCCTGCCGCGTGCTCTGGCTGGTGCTGGCGGCATGCCTGCTGGCCGCCTGCGCCAAGGACATCCCGGTGTTCACGCCGCCGGCCCAGCGCCCGGCCGCCGCCGCCGAGCAGCCCTGGCCGCGCAACCACGTGGTGGTGCTGGCCTACCACGACGTCGAGGACAAGGACCCCGACCAGGCCTACCTGAGCGTGCGCACCGACCACCTGGTCGGCCAGCTTGCCTGGCTGCGCGAGAACGGCTACCGCGCGGTCTCGGTCGACCAGGTGCTGGCGGCGCGCCGCGGCGGGCCGCCGCTGCCCGAGCGCGCCGTGCTGCTGACCTTCGATGATGGCTACCGCAGCTTCTACACGCGCGTGCTGCCGATCCTGAAGGCCTACCGCTGGCCGGCGGTGCTGGCGCCGGTGGGCAGCTGGCTCGACACCGCGCCCGGGCAGCCGGTGGATTTCGGCGGCACGCCGACGGCGCGCGAGCGCCTGCTGAACTGGCAGCAGCTGCGCGAGATTGCCGCGTCGGGGCTGGTGGAGATCGGCGCGCATACCGATGCCTTGCACTACGGCGTGCGCGCCAACCCGCAGGGCAACACCGAGCCGGCCGCGGCGGTGCGCGCCTTCGATGCCGGCAGCGGCCGCTATGAATCCGACGCCGCGCAGCAAGCGCGGCTGCGCGACGACGTGGCCCGCATCACCGCCAAGGTCCGCGCCGTCACCGGCAAGCCGGTGCGCGTGTGGATCTGGCCGTATGGCGCCGAGGGCGGCGCGGCGCTGCGCATCGTCGCCGAGCACGGCTACCAGATGGCGCTGACGCTGGAAGACGGGCTGGCCACGGTGGACCGCATGATGTCCGGCGCGCGCCTGCTGCTCAGCGACGACCCCGGCCTGCGCAGCTTCGCGCGCTCGGTGACCGCCATGGAAGAGCCCAACGGCATGCGCGTCGCGCACGTGGACCTGGACTATGTCTATGACCCCGATCCCGCCCAGGTCGAACGCAACCTGGGCCTGCTGGTGCAGCGCGTCGCCGACCTGAAGATCGACACCGTGTTCCTGCAGGCGTTCTCCGACGACGACGGCGACGGGCTGGTCAAGTCGGTGTACTTCCCCAACCGCTGGCTGCCGGTGCGTGCCGATCTGTTCAACCGGGTGGCGTGGCAGCTGGACAACCGCGCCAACGTGAAGGTTTACGCATGGATGCCGGTGCTGAGCTTCGACCTGGACCCGTCGCTGGCGCGCGTGGCGCGCTGGGACCCCGCCAGCGGCGCCGCGGCGGCCGACCCGAAGCAGTACCGGCGCCTGTCGCCGTTCGATCCGGTGGCGCGGGCCCGCATTGCCGACCTGTATGAAGACCTGGCGCGCCACGCGTTCTTCGACGGCATCCTGTTCCACGACGACGCCGTGCTGGGCGATTTCGAGGACGCGAGCGCGCCGGCGCTGGCCGCGTATCGCGCCGCTGGCCTGCCCGGTTCGATCGCCGAACTGCGCGCCAGCCCGGAGCAGATGCAGCGCTGGACCCGCATGAAGAGCCAGGCGCTGGTGGCCTTTACCCACGAGCTGACGGCGCGCGTGCGCGAGGTGCGCGGGCCCGCCATCAAGACCGCGCGCAACATCTTTGCGCTGCCGGTGCTGCAGCCCGAGAGCGAGGCCTGGTTCGCGCAGAACCTGGACGACTTCCTCGCCGCCTACGACTGGACCGCGCCGATGGCGATGCCGTACATGGAACAGGTGCCGGCCGGCCAGGAGAACGCGTGGCTCGACCGCATGGTCGACACCATCGCGCAACGCCCCGGCGCGCTGCGGCGCACCGTGTTCGAGCTGCAGGCGCGCGACTGGCGCGCGCCCGCCGCCCGCCCGGTCGACAGCGCCGTGCTGGCCGGCTGGATGCAGCGGCTGCAGCGCCGTGGCGCGCGCAGTTTCGGCTATTACCCGGACGACTTCCACAACAACCAGCCCCGGCTTGAAGTCATCCGGCCGGCGCTGTCCAACGCCTGGTACCCCGCACCATGA